In Bactrocera oleae isolate idBacOlea1 chromosome 3, idBacOlea1, whole genome shotgun sequence, a genomic segment contains:
- the LOC106621739 gene encoding protein PET117 homolog, mitochondrial — protein MSAGAKIALALSVGFSASVIGYVHYKQSSDRARLHEGVVRDIERQQRRKTENTYLLQKQIDLTKQLKDMESTDQQPAEIRQNSNIQ, from the exons ATGTCTGCTGGTGCTAAAATAGCTTTAGCGCTTTCTGTTGGGTTTTCAGCGAGCGTTATTGGTTATGTACACTACAAACAGAGCAGCGACCG TGCTCGCCTCCATGAAGGTGTCGTCCGCGATATTGAACGTCAACAACgtcgcaaaactgaaaataCATACCTCCTGCAAAAGCAAATCGACCTAACAAAGCAACTCAAGGATATGGAAAGCACTGATCAGCAGCCTGCGGAAATTCGTCAGAATtctaatatacaataa
- the U2af38 gene encoding splicing factor U2af 38 kDa subunit, which translates to MAEYLASIFGTEKDKVNCSFYFKIGACRHGDRCSRIHNKPTFSQTVLLQNLYVNPQNSAKSADGSHLVANVSDEEMQEHYDNFFEDVFVECEDKYGEIEEMNVCDNLGDHLVGNVYIKFRHEQDAEKAANDLNNRWFGGRPVYSELSPVTDFREACCRQYEMGECTRSGFCNFMHLKPISRELRRYLYSRRRRSRSRSRSPRRRRSRSRDRRRSRSREGRGGGSGDGRKGRY; encoded by the exons ATGGCTGAGTATCTGGCGTCCATTTTCGGCACCGAAAAGGATAA AGTAAATTGCTCATTTTACTTCAAAATCGGAGCATGCCGCCATGGCGACCGTTGTTCACGTATTCACAATAAGCCAACGTTTTCGCAAACCGTGCTACTCCAGAATCTTTACGTAAACCCCCAGAACTCGGCTAAGTCGGCTGATGGGTCACATTTAGTGGCGAATGTTTCTGACGAAGAAATGCAGGAACATTACGATAACTTCTTCGAAGATGTTTTTGTTGAGTGTGAGGATAAGTATGGCGAAATCGAGGAGATGAATGTTTGCGATAATTTAGGAGATCACCTAGTAGGTAACGTTTACATTAAATTCCGTCATGAACAAGATGCTGAAAAGGCGGCGAATGATTTGAATAATCGTTGGTTTGGAGGGAGACCGGTATATTCGGAGTTATCACCTGTTACCGATTTCCGCGAGGCATGTTGCCGTCAATATGAAATGGGCGAATGTACACGATCCGGATTTTGCAATTTCATGCATTTAAAACCGATTTCAAGAGAACTGCGAAG GTATCTTTACTCTCGGCGGCGACGATCACGTTCCCGTTCACGTTCCCCACGTCGTCGGCGTTCTCGTTCACGCGATAGACGCCGTTCTCGTAGTCGGGAAGGTCGCGGTGGCGGTAGTGGTGACGGGCGAAAAGGACGTTATTAA
- the Stip1 gene encoding stress-induced-phosphoprotein 1 has product MEKVNELKEKGNRALNADNFDEAIAAYTEAINLDNKNHVLYSNRSAAYAKACKYDKALEDAEKTIALNPTWPKGYSRKGAAAAGLKNYRAAMEAYEEGLKHDPQNAVLQQGIQEVTATVLQAMSGRFPTPMDVDPQSPPPKAPEPKQAEPPKPAEPNVDDMNEEERKKYFARKEKEAGNAAYKKKDFETALKHYQAALEQDPTDITFYNNIAAVYFERKQYDECIKECEKGIEIGRENRADFKLIAKALARIGNSYRKMQDYKQAKVYFEKAMSEHRTPEIKTSLSEVEAKIKEEERRAYINPELAEVEKEKGNEFFKKGDYSNAVKHYSEAIKRNPDDPKLYSNRAACYTKLAAFDLGLKDCETCIKLDDKFIKGYIRKGKILQGMQKSSKASAAYLKALEIDPQNAEALEGYRQCSISYQRSPEDVMKNALGDPEVQQILKDPAMRVILDQMQTDPKAAKEHLQNPAIADKIMKLIEAGIVQIH; this is encoded by the exons ATGGAAAAG gtgaatgAACTTAAAGAAAAAGGAAATCGTGCACTTAATGCAGACAATTTTGACGAAGCTATTGCAGCGTACACTGAAGCCATTAATTTAGATAATAAAAATCATGTGTTGTACAGCAACAGATCTGCTGCATATGCGAAGGCTTGTAAATATGATAAAGCTTTAGAGGATGCTGAAAAAACAATAGCCTTGAACCCAACATGGCCTAAAGGTTACTCACGTAAAGGAGCAGCAGCCGCAGGTCTCAAAAACTATCGAGCAGCTATGGAAGCATATGAGGAAG gtTTAAAACATGACCCTCAAAACGCCGTATTGCAACAAGGTATTCAAGAAGTCACTGCCACTGTACTACAGGCGATGTCCGGGCGTTTTCCAACACCCATGGACGTAGACCCACAGTCACCGCCACCCAAAGCTCCTGAGCCTAAGCAAGCTGAACCTCCCAAACCTGCAGAGCCGAATGTTGATGACATGAATGAAGAAGAACGCAAAAAGTATTTTGCAAGGAAAGAGAAGGAGGCTGGTAATGCTGCTTACAAAAAGAAAGATTTTGAAACAGCACTGAAACATTACCAAGCCGCTTTGGAGCAAGATCCTACAGATATAACCTTTTACAATAACATAGCCGCCGTTTATTTTGAACGCAAACAATACGACGAGTGCATAAAAGAATGCGAAAAGGGtattgaaattggtcgagaaAATCGTGCGGATTTCAAATTAATTGCTAAAGCGCTGGCGCGTATTGGTAATTCGTACCGTAAAATGCAGGATTACAAGCAGGCGAAAGTGTATTTCGAAAAGGCCATGTCTGAACATCGTACCCCTGAAATTAAGACATCGCTCAGTGAAGTGGAAGCTAAAATTAAGGAGGAAGAAAGGCGCGCTTATATTAATCCTGAACTAGCTGAGGTTGAAAAAGAAAAGGGCAATGAATTCTTCAAAAAGGGTGACTATAGTAATGCTGTAAAACATTACTCGGAAGCAATCAAACGTAATCCCGACGATCCGAAACTATACAGCAATCGTGCCGCTTGTTACACGAAGTTGGCTGCTTTTGATTTGGGACTGAAGGATTGTGAAACTTGCATAAAGCTGGATGACAAGTTTATCAAAGGTTACATTCGAAAGGGCAAAATTTTACAG GGTATGCAAAAATCGTCAAAAGCTTCGGCAGCTTACCTCAAAGCCTTAGAAATTGATCCTCAAAACGCTGAAGCACTCGAGGGTTACCGCCAGTGTTCGATTTCATATCAACGAAGTCCTGAGGATGTGATGAAGAACGCTTTGGGAGACCCAGAGGTACAACAAATTCTAAAGGATCCCGCAATGCGCGTAATTTTGGATCAAATGCAAACTGACCCGAAAGCGGCTAAAGA acATCTCCAAAACCCGGCGATAGCCGATAAAATAATGAAGCTGATTGAAGCGGGAATCGTTCAAATTCATTAA
- the SelT gene encoding thioredoxin reductase-like selenoprotein T homolog CG3887: MAMVIGKNITLGVCIIVGLILVGNINFGVDAAEKEIPATKFGQNVGGPTMTFLYCYSCGYRKAFEDYVNILSERYPQITVTGGNYDPPGFNMYLSRIIFAAKILFIVVIVSSFDVFGVFGQQIPSWWQHLLDNKLYACMMVFFVGNMLEGQLVASGAFEISLNDVPVWSKLQTGRIPAPQELFQIIDNQLQFTETIQENPDFVK; encoded by the exons ATGGCAATGGTCATTGGAAAAAATATAACGTTAGGAGTTTGCATCATTGTTGGTTTAATCTTGGTGGGGAATATAAACTTTGGCGTAGATGCAGCAGAAAAAGAGATACCCGCAACAAAATTTGGACAAAATGTTGGAGGGCCCACAATGACATTTTTATATtg ttactCGTGTGGTTATCGCAAAGCTTTTGAGGATTATGTTAACATTTTGTCAGAAAGGTATCCGCAAATTACAGTAACCGGTGGCAATTATGATCCGCCCGGCTTCAACATGTACCTTTCGCGAATTATATTTGCGGCAAAAATCCTCTTCATCGTAGTGATTGTTTCATCGTTTGATGTTTTCGGTGTATTTGGCCAACAAATACCGAGCTGGTGGCAGCATTTACTTGATAATAAATTGTACGCCTGCATGATGGTATTTTTCGTAGGGAATATGCTTGAGGGACAG CTTGTGGCATCTGGAGCATTCGAAATCTCCCTCAATGATGTGCCGGTATGGTCTAAATTGCAGACAGGACGTATCCCTGCGCCTCAAGAACTCTTTCAGATTATAGACAATCAACTACAATTCACAGAAACAATTCAAGAGAATCCAGACtttgttaaataa
- the vkg gene encoding collagen alpha-1(IV) chain, with protein MKLPRGHLGLLGSGAQRRMTHTYVWSLIFATYLIAFVRNDYSFADARESGKNCNNTVCDCKGLKGRSGTIGLKGYPGIEGPPGDVGPIGPFGRRGEYGDPGEYGEQGEKGHRGDMGELGLPGRHGITGPAGEDGPKGISGIDGCDGKSGQQGLPGSPGLNGQRGPIGKPGPPGPTGDAGEGGINSKGTKGNRGVQGPDGVDGQPGYIGMKGYKGDIGYPGIEGSKGELGLKGYKGDMAEPANLQLFGEGQLGEKGEPGDGEESPLIIGVAIKGYKGDQGFFGLTGIVGAPGETGELGNTGLPGPRGDTGEPGERGKPGKAGEAGFSGDKGAKGAPGYNGLDGEDGLNGEVGDDGFDGFPGEQGPTGPPGIYDPNLDKSFPGPQGPQGDIGPLGNPGLPGIPGKQGRRGPFGPPGPPGDRGLDGSPGRRGVSVKGDDGDYGYMGSPGPMGPPGNPGLTGRPGQIGQPGLNLIGPKGFAGRLGVPATNGFRGDRGEVGLPGDKGGPGDGVNIVGPPGFEGPPGKRGPPGVDGNPGWPGELGAKGIRGDDCGICPAGPKGTKGIPGDTGYPGVHGARGPIGLTGERGPKGWPGNPGPIGRRGIAGPPGASGGMGRPGPPGRPGSRNPINNIEKPEIGDVGEAGERGEQGVTGDIGFDGRPGIRGAKGETGLRGDYGDMGRPGRDGLPGRSGRDGKRGLDASMPKFYLIGESGRDGRIGERGEPGSEGPKGDKGEPNPGQIYDNKGEVGDVGLIGLVGDKGFKASKGQKGIYGLTGDIGLTGLTIQGEVGAKGWPGSIGDYGAHGTPGNAGQNGFPGLDGRVGLKGYRGDPGRSVLPGEIGPDGYPGIKGEQGDIGWPGSHGPAGTPGIQGVKGAKGDFGEWGIQGLPGNKGPRGDYLVGYPGREGAPGRDGRTAPHGRKGEKGVTGSLGSIGVQGAKGSIGYPGLRGRLGDQGRPGEPGQTGSPGWAGIPGEPGDRGDIGFDGRNGDRGPRGALGNMGPKGQSGDVGPIGRPGAPGIPGKRGAVGNRGIPGRSGPKGNAAYSGIKGEMGDSGIKGLPGLDGIPGAPGERGPVGDSPSALNGLPGLKGDAGIPGRYGLNGLKGQKGEQGEFGLMGRVGEQGDRGDVGLAGYRGRDGLPGRKGVIGAVGMTGFVGAKGDSGDAGYPGLPGLVGDRGDVGDAGSIGIQGERGDEGYPGRPGVLLRGFAERGDKGEQGFQGAPGPIGVFGPDGAPGYPGPKGERGDIGLSGAAGLDGYFGAKGEMGDKGYPGATGPIASFIEKGDEGEPGYDGFPGRPGRLGPKGAPGEQGDYGANGLIGMPGISIVGPKGQTGDVGYPGPSGRNGLHGRTGLKGERGDDGNQGERGEIGFAIRGKNGDVGDIGLIGESGNDGLKGEQGDQGYQGRPGPFGLLGPRGPQGDAGWSGVDGLNGLEGIKGEAGVTYDFNFARPGDRGERGLDGFKGQMGDIGEIGETGSIGRRGLKGYQGDQGFMGSIGLDGPKGEQGMPGLEGPPGLTGLPGSQGPVGAPAPPAPLPKSRGFVFTRHSQSVSIPECPINTNLLWEGYSLAGNIGSSMAIGQDLGLSGSCMMRFTTMPYMFCDVNNVCNYAQNNDDSLWLSTAEPMPMNMAPIQSFDLMKFISRCVVCETTTRIIALHSQSMSIPDCPNGWEEMWTGYSYLMTTTDNTGGIGQSLVSPGSCLENFRTNPVIECHGHGRCNYYDPLASFWLAVIEEHEQWLQPRQQTLKADQTSKVSRCTVCRRKNESYLRRASSVSASANEFRRGPIRYAPDSRIAEPSPIRNRPAPYRPVGRRPIPGGRPSYYVGSTIDRNRASRIRRPREDTYAP; from the exons gAATCgggaaaaaattgcaataatacgGTATGTGATTGTAAGGGATTGAAGGGACGTTCGGGTACTATCGGTCTGAAGGGCTATCCTGGTATTGAAGGTCCACCCGGAGATGTTGGTCCAATTGGACCGTTTGGTCGACGTGGTGAATATGGTGATCCAGGCGAATATGGCGAACAAGGCGAAAAAGGCCACCGA ggTGACATGGGTGAATTAGGTTTACCTGGTCGACATGGTATAACG GGTCCCGCTGGTGAAGACGGTCCTAAAGGCATCTCCGGTATCGATGGCTGTGACGGTAAATCTGGTCAGCAAGGTTTACCTGGTTCACCGGGCCTAAATGGTCAGCGTGGTCCAATAGGTAAACCCGGCCCACCAGGACCTACAGGTGATGCAGGGGAAGGTGGTATCAATTCGAAAGGTACCAAAGGTAATCGAGGTGTCCAAGGTCCTGATGGTGTAGACGGTCAACCTGGATATATCGGCATGAAAGGTTACAAAGGTGATATTGGCTATCCTGGCATAGAGGGTTCAAAAGGTGAACTAGGTCTTAAAGGTTATAAGGGGGATATGGCAGAACCCGCGAATTTACAGCTTTTCGGTGAGGGTCAGCTCGGCGAAAAAGGTGAACCTGGAGATGGTGAAGAATCTCCACTAATTATTGGTGTAGCAATAAAAGGCTACAAGGGTGACCAAGGCTTTTTTGGATTGACGGGTATCGTTGGTGCGCCTGGTGAAACTGGCGAATTGGGCAATACTGGTTTACCTGGCCCTCGTGGTGATACTGGCGAACCGGGTGAACGTGGAAAACCTGGTAAAGCAGGTGAAGCTGGTTTTTCTGGTGACAAAGGTGCTAAAGGTGCCCCAGGCTATAACGGCCTCGATGGTGaagatggtttgaacggagaagTTGGTGATGACGGTTTCGATGGCTTTCCCGGTGAACAAGGTCCTACTGGTCCCCCTGGTATTTATGATCCCAATTTGGATAAATCTTTTCCGGGACCACAAGGCCCTCAGGGTGATATCGGTCCACTGGGTAATCCAGGCCTTCCAGGAATACCTGGAAAGCAGGGTCGTCGAGGTCCATTTGGTCCTCCAGGTCCCCCAGGTGATAGAGGTTTAGATGGTTCACCTGGTCGTCGTGGTGTAAGTGTTAAAGGAGATGACGGTGATTACGGTTATATGGGATCCCCTGGACCTATGGGGCCTCCTGGTAATCCTGGTCTTACAGGACGCCCTGGTCAAATAGGACAACCCGGGTTAAACTTGATAGGACCTAAAGGTTTCGCCGGAAGGTTAGGTGTACCCGCTACAAATGGTTTCCGCGGAGATCGTGGTGAAGTTGGATTGCCTGGCGATAAAGGTGGACCAGGTGATGGTGTCAATATTGTTGGTCCTCCTGGTTTTGAAGGCCCGCCTGGTAAACGTGGCCCGCCGGGTGTCGATGGTAATCCTGGGTGGCCAGGTGAGCTCGGTGCTAAAGGTATTCGTGGTGACGATTGCGGTATATGTCCAGCTGGCCCCAAAGGCACGAAAGGAATACCGGGTGATACAGGGTACCCTGGTGTACATGGTGCACGTGGTCCCATAGGCTTAACAGGTGAGCGTGGACCGAAAGGTTGGCCTGGTAATCCCGGACCAATAGGTCGAAGAGGAATTGCCGGTCCTCCAGGAGCCAGTGGTGGTATGGGTCGTCCTGGACCTCCTGGTCGTCCTGGTTCTCGAAATCCAATTAATAATATCGAGAAACCAGAAATAGGAGATGTTGGCGAAGCCGGTGAACGTGGTGAACAAGGTGTAACTGGTGATATCGGTTTCGATGGTAGACCTGGTATACGTGGGGCCAAAGGGGAAACTGGACTACGAGGAGATTACGGTGATATGGGACGTCCAGGCAGAGACGGTTTGCCAGGAAGATCGGGTCGTGATGGTAAACGTGGTCTTGACGCTTCTATgcctaaattttatttgatcgGCGAATCTGGACGAGATGGTCGCAT aGGAGAACGTGGCGAACCAGGCAGTGAGGGACCAAAAGGTGACAAAGGTGAACCAAATCCCGGCCAAATATACGATAACAAAGGTGAAGTTGGTGATGTGGGTTTAATTGGTTTGGTTGGTGATAAGGGATTTAAGGCCTCAAAAGGCCAAAAAGGAATATATGGATTAACAGGAGATATTGGCTTGACCGGCCTTACAATTCAAGGTGAAGTAGGTGCAAAAGGATGGCCTGGCTCTATTGGAGATTATGGAGCACATGGAACTCCTGGAAATGCTGGTCAGAATGGTTTTCCTGGTCTTGATGGCAGAGTTGGCCTTAAAGGCTACCGTGGTGATCCTGGACGTAGTGTATTACCTGGCGAAATCGGACCCGATGGATATCCAGGTATTAAAGGAGAACAGGGAGACATCGGATGGCCTGGTAGTCATGGGCCCGCTGGTACGCCGGGTATTCAGGGTGTAAAAGGTGCGAAAGGAGATTTCGGTGAATGGGGCATACAAGGTTTGCCTGGTAATAAAGGTCCTCGTGGTGACTACTTGGTTGGTTATCCTGGTCGCGAAGGAGCTCCAGGTAGAGATGGAAGAACTGCTCCTCATGGAAGAAAAGGTGAAAAGGGTGTAACGGGTTCACTGGGATCTATAGGAGTACAAGGTGCTAAAGGTAGCATTGGATACCCAGGACTACGAGGTCGCTTGGGTGACCAAGGAAGACCTGGAGAACCTGGACAAACTGGAAGCCCAGGTTGGGCTGGAATCCCTGGCGAACCAGGAGATCGTGGTGATATAGGCTTTGACGGTAGAAACGGTGATAGAGGACCACGTGGTGCACTTGGAAACATGGGGCCGAAAG GTCAATCTGGTGATGTTGGCCCGATCGGACGCCCTGGAGCTCCTGGAATTCCAGGCAAACGAGGTGCTGTAGGTAATCGCGGTATCCCTGGACGTAGTGGCCCTAAGGGTAATGCAGCATACAGTGGCATTAAAGGAGAAATGGGCGATTCAGGTATAAAGGGACTACCAGGACTTGATGGGATTCCCGGTGCTCCGGGAGAACGAGGTCCTGTTGGCGACTCACCAAGTGCATTAAATGGCTTACCAGGACTAAAAGGAGATGCTGGCATTCCTGGACGTTACGGTTTGAATGGCTTAAAGGGACAAAAAGGTGAGCAAGGAGAATTCGGGTTAATGGGACGTGTTGGAGAGCAGGGTGATAGGGGAGATGTTGGATTAGCCGGATATCGTGGTCGCGATGGTCTACCTGGAAGAAAAGGTGTAATTGGAGCTGTTGGAATGACTGGTTTCGTTGGTGCCAAAGGTGATTCTGGTGATGCAGGTTACCCCGGCTTACCTGGTTTGGTTGGCGATAGGGGTGATGTCGGTGATGCCGGATCTATAGGAATTCAAGGTGAGCGGGGAGATGAAGGCTACCCGGGACGACCTGGTGTACTGCTACGTGGATTCGCAGAAAGAGGTGATAAGGGTGAACAAGGCTTTCAAGGCGCGCCAGGACCTATTGGTGTATTTGGTCCTGATGGAGCCCCTGGTTATCCAGGCCCCAAAGGAGAACGTGGTGACATTGGCTTAAGTGGAGCTGCTGGTTTGGATGGATATTTTGGTGCCAAAGGAGAAATGGGAGATAAAGGTTATCCTGGAGCAACTGGTCCAATCGCTTCATTCATCGAAAAAGGTGACGAAGGTGAGCCCGGTTATGATGGTTTCCCCGGACGTCCAGGCCGTTTGGGCCCAAAGGGAGCACCTGGCGAGCAAGGCGATTATGGTGCAAATGGATTAATTGGTATGCCAGGCATTTCTATAGTTGGGCCGAAAGGTCAAACTGGAGATGTTGGTTATCCTGGCCCATCAGGTCGTAATGGTTTGCATGGCAGGACTGGCCTTAAAGGAGAACGGGGTGATGATGGCAATCAAGGTGAACGTGGAGAAATTGGCTTTGCTATTCGTGGCAAAAATGGTGACGTGGGTGATATCGGGCTAATAGGAGAAAGCGGTAACGATGGGCTTAAGGGTGAGCAAGGTGATCAGGGATACCAAGGACGTCCTGGACCGTTCGGTTTGTTAGGGCCTCGTGGACCACAAGGTGATGCCGGTTGGAGTGGTGTTGATGGCTTGAATGGTCTTGAGGGTATCAAAGGTGAAGCAGGAGTTACATATGATTTTAACTTTGCGCGTCCTGGTGATCGGGGAGAACGAGGACTTGATGGCTTCAAAGGTCAAATGGGTGACATCGGTGAAATCGGTGAAACTGGAAGCATAGGTCGTCGCGGCCTAAAAGGTTATCAAGGCGATCAAGGATTCATGGGTTCTATAGGTCTGGATGGTCCAAAAGGTGAGCAAGGAATGCCCGGTTTGGAAGGTCCTCCTGGTCTTACCGGACTACCTGGCTCTCAAGGACCAGTTGGTGCACCTGCCCCACCAGCACCATTACCAAAGAGTCGCGGTTTTGTATTTACTCGCCACTCACAATCAGTATCCATACCAGAATGCCCGATCAATACAAATTTGTTATGGGAAGGTTACTCTCTTGCTGGAAATATTGGCAGCAGTATGGCCATTGGACAAGATCTAGGGCTATCTGGTTCCTGTATGATGCGTTTCACAACAATGCCTTATATGTTCTGTGATGTAAATAATGTATGCAATTATGCACAAAACAATGACGACAGCTTGTGGCTTTCCACTGCTGAACCAATGCCAATGAACATGGCACCGATTCAATCTTTCGATCTGATGAAATTCATATCACG ttGTGTAGTCTGCGAAACGACAACGCGAATCATTGCACTACACAGTCAGAGCATGAGCATACCAGACTGTCCGAATGGCTGGGAAGAAATGTGGACCGGTTACAGTTATTTGATG ACTACAACTGATAACACTGGTGGTATTGGGCAGAGTTTGGTATCGCCCGGTTCTTGTCTGGAAAACTTCCGCACCAATCCAGTTATTGAATGCCATGGACATGGTCGCTGCAACTATTATGATCCCCTGGCTTCTTTCTGGTTGGCGGTAATTGAAGAGCACGAACAGTGGTTACAACCAAGGCAACAGACTTTGAAAGCGGACCAAACAAGCAAAGTAAGCCG TTGTACCGTTTGTCGTCGCAAGAACGAGTCTTACCTTCGACGTGCTTCGTCTGTGAGCGCTTCTGCAAATGAGTTCCGTCGTGGTCCTATTCGTTACGCGCCAGACTCACGCATTGCAGAACCATCGCCCATTCGTAATAGGCCAGCGCCTTACCGACCGGTAGGCCGACGTCCGATACCAGGCGGTCGCCCCAGCTATTATGTCGGCTCAACAATAGATCGTAATCGCGCAAGTCGCATACGGCGTCCCCGCGAAGACACATACGCACCGTAA